In the Paenibacillus sp. FSL H7-0357 genome, one interval contains:
- a CDS encoding Asp23/Gls24 family envelope stress response protein, producing the protein MNNLNNGYRGNITISNRAILKIAGKAIQEAEEVKALMEGKTKRKNRDDFYKAIDLQINGGELAVHIFPVFVLGTPLHQLAQLLQQKIKSSLEILTGLKVSQVNVTVVGIIPEPI; encoded by the coding sequence ATGAACAACTTAAATAACGGATATAGAGGTAACATTACGATTTCAAATCGGGCCATATTGAAGATTGCCGGCAAGGCGATTCAGGAAGCGGAAGAAGTGAAGGCGCTTATGGAAGGCAAAACAAAACGCAAAAACAGAGATGACTTCTATAAAGCTATTGACCTCCAGATAAACGGGGGAGAACTGGCGGTTCACATATTTCCGGTTTTTGTGCTCGGAACTCCTCTTCACCAGCTTGCACAGCTTTTGCAGCAAAAAATTAAGAGCAGCCTTGAAATACTGACTGGATTAAAAGTGTCACAAGTGAATGTAACCGTGGTTGGCATTATACCGGAGCCAATTTGA
- a CDS encoding carboxylesterase/lipase family protein, with amino-acid sequence MLRIVRVENGIVQGLPAADPRITSFKGIPFAAPPVGENRWRAPQPVQDWEGELKAYDFAPISMQVPPIIDVNNIYSREWSVDPDLPMDEDCLYLNVWTPTVCADEKLPVFVWYFGGGFQVGHTAEMEFDGERIARRGIVVVTVNYRLNAFGFLSHPEITAESPVAPANFGHLDQQSGTQWVKRNIAAFGGDPDQITIGGQSAGGGSVLSQLASPQNEGLFQRAVIMSGIFTPLYPNNPVPPIERTLSQAEEEGAAFFEFMGVSTLEEARKLDALYVRDKMLEYGSFWGTVIDQLYCPGNPYNLFLKGQHHKVPVMLGNTSSEFFAVPDAGSVEEFRALAVEMFGGKAEEYLKLCGVDSGKLEEMIHKASVSNIEYAVRVAVKANCDSGSGVPMYYYTFDAEIPGWDDPGTFHSVDLWFHFETLAKCWRPFVGKHYDLARHMCNYLAYFIGTGDPNGKDSTGEDLPLWKPCTPEAPYGMVFADKAEFVKEPSGEVMQFLVEQYFKRQSIYI; translated from the coding sequence ATGTTAAGAATAGTGCGTGTGGAAAATGGTATTGTTCAAGGACTGCCGGCGGCTGATCCGCGTATTACCAGCTTCAAGGGAATTCCGTTTGCTGCCCCGCCTGTGGGGGAGAACCGCTGGCGTGCTCCCCAGCCTGTGCAAGACTGGGAAGGGGAATTGAAAGCGTATGATTTTGCCCCGATTTCGATGCAGGTCCCACCCATCATAGATGTGAATAATATTTATTCCCGCGAATGGTCGGTTGACCCGGATCTTCCGATGGATGAGGACTGCCTTTACCTGAATGTCTGGACACCGACCGTCTGCGCAGATGAGAAGCTTCCCGTCTTTGTATGGTATTTTGGCGGAGGATTTCAGGTCGGCCATACAGCCGAAATGGAATTTGACGGCGAACGTATTGCCCGCCGGGGAATTGTCGTGGTGACCGTGAATTACCGCCTGAATGCGTTTGGCTTTTTGAGCCATCCCGAGATTACTGCGGAATCCCCCGTGGCTCCCGCGAATTTCGGGCATCTGGATCAGCAGTCGGGCACGCAGTGGGTGAAACGCAATATCGCTGCTTTTGGCGGAGACCCTGACCAAATCACAATCGGGGGACAATCAGCCGGCGGTGGAAGTGTGCTGAGCCAACTGGCCTCGCCGCAGAATGAAGGGCTGTTTCAGCGAGCCGTGATTATGAGCGGGATCTTTACTCCGCTGTACCCGAACAACCCCGTGCCTCCGATAGAGCGTACCCTCAGTCAGGCTGAAGAGGAGGGGGCAGCCTTCTTTGAATTTATGGGAGTGTCGACTCTGGAAGAGGCCCGCAAGCTGGATGCCCTCTATGTCCGTGATAAAATGCTGGAGTACGGCAGCTTCTGGGGAACGGTCATAGACCAGTTGTACTGTCCGGGCAACCCCTATAACCTTTTTCTGAAGGGACAGCACCATAAGGTGCCGGTCATGCTGGGAAATACCTCTTCCGAATTTTTCGCTGTTCCCGATGCCGGCAGCGTGGAGGAATTCAGAGCCTTGGCGGTTGAAATGTTCGGCGGTAAAGCGGAAGAGTACCTTAAGCTATGCGGTGTTGATTCAGGGAAGCTGGAGGAAATGATCCATAAGGCTTCCGTGAGCAATATTGAATATGCGGTCCGTGTTGCCGTTAAGGCCAATTGCGATTCCGGCAGCGGCGTACCAATGTATTATTACACTTTTGATGCGGAAATTCCGGGCTGGGATGATCCGGGAACCTTCCATTCGGTGGATTTGTGGTTCCACTTCGAAACGCTGGCCAAATGCTGGCGGCCTTTTGTGGGCAAGCATTATGATCTTGCCCGCCACATGTGCAATTACCTTGCCTATTTCATCGGCACGGGCGATCCGAATGGCAAAGATTCCACCGGGGAGGACTTGCCTCTCTGGAAACCGTGTACGCCGGAGGCGCCTTACGGCATGGTTTTTGCGGACAAGGCAGAATTTGTGAAGGAGCCTTCGGGTGAGGTTATGCAATTTCTGGTCGAGCAATATTTCAAGCGGCAATCCATTTATATCTAG
- a CDS encoding glycoside hydrolase family 43 protein, producing MKSIPKPNQPLVTHIYTADPSAHVFEGEIYIYPSHDLDHDGPSNDNGDQYAMEDYHIFSMENLASPVVDHGEALHLRDIPWASQQLWAPDAAFKNNTYYLFFPARDKEGIFRIGVATSPSPAGPFQAQPEYIPGSYSIDPAVFVDEDNQAYMYFGGLWGGQLEKWQTGDFNPEQEGPALDKPAIGPRVAVLSEDMLSFEEQPQEISIVDVEGKPILAGDEDRRYFEGPWVHKYNGLYYLSYSTGTTHTLVYAVSEQPMGPFTFKGEILSPVIGWTTHHSIIQFEEKWYLFYHDCSLSNGVNHKRCVKYTELKYNPDGTIQPLNPYPSN from the coding sequence ATGAAATCAATTCCGAAGCCTAACCAACCTCTCGTCACCCATATCTATACCGCAGACCCGTCCGCGCATGTGTTTGAAGGTGAAATTTATATCTATCCTTCCCACGATCTCGATCATGATGGACCGAGCAATGACAACGGGGATCAATATGCAATGGAAGACTATCATATTTTCTCAATGGAGAATCTGGCTTCACCGGTGGTGGATCATGGGGAGGCGCTTCATCTGAGAGACATTCCCTGGGCCTCGCAGCAGTTGTGGGCACCAGATGCGGCTTTCAAAAATAATACCTATTATTTATTTTTTCCTGCCCGTGACAAAGAGGGCATTTTCCGTATTGGTGTAGCGACTTCTCCTTCTCCGGCAGGTCCGTTTCAGGCACAGCCCGAGTATATTCCAGGGAGCTACAGCATAGACCCTGCCGTCTTTGTCGATGAAGACAACCAGGCCTATATGTATTTCGGCGGTCTTTGGGGAGGGCAGTTGGAGAAGTGGCAGACTGGAGATTTTAATCCTGAGCAGGAAGGGCCTGCCTTGGATAAGCCGGCGATCGGGCCGCGTGTGGCGGTGCTGAGTGAAGATATGCTCTCATTTGAGGAGCAGCCGCAGGAAATTTCCATTGTGGACGTGGAAGGAAAGCCTATTCTTGCCGGCGACGAGGACCGGAGGTATTTCGAAGGGCCATGGGTCCATAAGTATAACGGGCTGTACTATCTGTCTTACTCAACAGGCACAACGCATACGCTGGTATATGCCGTCAGTGAGCAGCCTATGGGCCCGTTCACCTTCAAGGGAGAAATTCTGTCACCTGTGATCGGCTGGACTACCCATCACTCGATTATACAGTTTGAAGAGAAATGGTACCTGTTCTATCATGACTGCTCGCTCTCTAATGGCGTCAACCATAAGCGGTGTGTCAAATATACAGAGCTGAAGTATAACCCGGACGGCACAATTCAACCCCTCAATCCGTACCCTTCCAATTAA
- a CDS encoding AI-2E family transporter, which translates to MKNVNKFLTIGKAILLVLAIIYVGSLVDFIFKPFKALTGVILIPMLLAVFFYYILRPLIPLLEKWKLKRTPAILLIYLFLFIIVMAFFGGVWPPLKSQLINLVQNAPHLFNLLNDKIVELEKTGVFSKIFPEDFSLLSQLNEYLNKGFTLLTSYVTGLFSAVSNLAIILFTFPILLFYMLKEGDKFGKIIVRAVPKRFRGKTSTITKEIDAALSSYIVSRVIVNLALGVLMYLGFLLIGLPYALVLTLIAVIMNFIPYFGAIISSVPIVIVGLVESPAVGLWALVIILLAQQVQDNIISPLVFGKSLDIHPITTTVLVLGVGNFFGFIGMLIIIPVYMVIKILSKHTYHLFFKEKWEGL; encoded by the coding sequence ATGAAAAATGTAAATAAATTTCTTACCATAGGTAAAGCAATACTGCTGGTCCTTGCAATCATTTATGTGGGTTCTTTAGTGGATTTTATTTTTAAACCCTTTAAGGCGCTGACGGGTGTAATCCTCATCCCGATGCTGCTAGCCGTTTTTTTCTACTATATCTTGCGGCCTTTAATTCCTCTGCTGGAAAAGTGGAAATTGAAGCGAACACCGGCGATCCTTCTGATTTACCTTTTCTTGTTTATCATTGTAATGGCATTCTTTGGGGGTGTCTGGCCTCCCTTGAAATCGCAATTAATAAATCTGGTGCAAAATGCGCCTCATCTTTTCAATTTATTAAACGATAAAATTGTGGAGTTGGAGAAGACAGGAGTTTTCTCGAAAATTTTCCCCGAAGATTTCAGCCTGCTCTCCCAATTAAATGAATATTTAAACAAGGGGTTCACTTTATTAACCAGTTATGTCACAGGGCTATTTTCAGCGGTCTCCAACTTAGCGATTATACTGTTTACCTTTCCAATATTGTTGTTCTATATGCTTAAGGAGGGCGACAAATTCGGGAAAATCATCGTAAGAGCTGTTCCCAAACGTTTTCGCGGGAAAACCAGTACAATTACAAAAGAAATCGATGCCGCGCTCAGCAGCTATATCGTTAGCAGAGTTATCGTTAATCTGGCGCTGGGTGTCCTGATGTATCTCGGATTCCTTTTGATCGGGTTACCTTATGCTCTTGTATTGACGCTGATTGCTGTCATTATGAACTTTATTCCTTATTTTGGGGCCATCATCTCATCTGTTCCTATTGTGATTGTAGGACTGGTTGAATCTCCTGCTGTGGGATTGTGGGCTTTGGTTATTATCCTGTTGGCACAGCAGGTTCAGGATAACATCATTTCACCGTTGGTCTTTGGCAAAAGCCTTGATATTCATCCCATTACCACAACAGTTCTTGTGCTCGGAGTGGGGAATTTCTTTGGATTCATTGGCATGCTGATCATTATTCCTGTGTATATGGTCATCAAAATTTTATCTAAGCATACGTATCATTTGTTCTTTAAAGAAAAATGGGAGGGACTATAG
- a CDS encoding family 43 glycosylhydrolase has translation MIPQQNEDRNYILCYTRLPQEDMVYAPKLAHSMHLAYSNDGLFFQELNHNSGVLFAKGTENEDGTLRAKSLKNPYLFHTSEGNFGVIAVRTEAEGETDAQSKGKVLLFSSGDLLQYSEVGLLELKADTFVSEVSCEYDTDRKGYLIRWIDELGNGYQNFITNIMSLKDISAPEAVLPFTLDTVLADIEGILPRNYIPVAKEVARRLYCKLTVPTNIVIEVPDRVTAASEEDVKAIRATALYSDGTKALKRVNWNTDEIEWDKAGTYRISGEVHQEHYPFPIAFDRADPCIAKWKGKYYFIATNDADQNHTLYMREADTIPGLVNAEEALILDSKTYEQIGGLLWAPEFHIIQDELYLFHAATPGEFLYEESHVMKLRAGGNPMCAADWSMPRRVVKKDGTNLCEAGKTISLDMTVIQWNGEYYAAWSERQFMPVDLGAWIYIATIDPQEPWKLTSDPVLLTKPDYGWANNHTFVDEGPFALYTDDKLFLTFASAAVDATYVVGLLTADKGADLLDICSWTKGNYPLLTSRNVPGEYGPGHNSYVTDEDGVIWNAYHARPGIDGPRSSGLRRVHFDIDGVPVLDLTEDKDLNQELKKIFIEVTVR, from the coding sequence ATGATACCACAACAAAACGAAGATCGGAATTATATCCTTTGCTATACTCGATTACCGCAGGAGGACATGGTGTACGCTCCAAAACTGGCACACAGCATGCATTTAGCTTACAGCAATGACGGGCTTTTTTTTCAAGAATTGAACCATAATTCGGGCGTTTTATTCGCCAAGGGGACAGAGAACGAGGATGGTACACTACGGGCCAAGAGCTTGAAGAATCCGTATCTGTTCCACACCTCCGAGGGGAATTTCGGGGTGATCGCCGTTCGTACGGAGGCAGAAGGCGAAACCGATGCCCAGAGCAAGGGAAAAGTGTTACTGTTCTCTTCCGGTGATTTGCTGCAATACAGCGAGGTTGGACTGCTGGAGCTTAAGGCCGATACCTTTGTAAGTGAAGTTTCCTGCGAGTACGATACCGACCGGAAGGGCTACCTGATCCGCTGGATCGACGAGCTGGGGAATGGTTATCAGAATTTTATAACCAATATTATGAGCTTGAAGGATATCTCGGCACCGGAAGCGGTGTTGCCTTTTACCCTGGATACAGTGCTTGCCGATATTGAGGGGATTCTGCCGCGCAACTACATCCCTGTAGCCAAGGAAGTAGCCCGCAGGCTCTACTGTAAGCTTACGGTTCCGACCAACATTGTAATTGAAGTTCCGGACCGTGTGACAGCGGCATCGGAAGAGGACGTGAAGGCTATCCGGGCCACGGCGCTGTACAGCGACGGCACTAAAGCGCTGAAAAGGGTGAATTGGAATACGGACGAAATCGAATGGGACAAGGCGGGAACCTACAGAATTTCCGGTGAGGTCCATCAGGAGCATTACCCGTTTCCAATTGCGTTCGACCGTGCGGACCCTTGCATTGCAAAATGGAAAGGGAAGTATTATTTCATTGCCACCAACGACGCGGACCAAAATCACACGCTGTATATGCGGGAAGCCGATACCATCCCCGGTCTGGTAAATGCCGAGGAAGCATTGATTCTGGATTCGAAGACGTATGAGCAGATTGGCGGGCTGCTGTGGGCGCCGGAATTTCATATCATTCAGGATGAGCTGTATCTCTTTCATGCGGCAACACCGGGGGAATTTCTATATGAGGAGTCACATGTAATGAAACTGCGGGCAGGCGGAAATCCGATGTGCGCAGCCGATTGGTCGATGCCCCGGCGTGTAGTGAAGAAGGACGGGACGAATTTGTGCGAAGCAGGGAAGACCATTTCCCTTGATATGACCGTAATTCAATGGAACGGAGAGTATTACGCCGCATGGTCAGAGCGCCAGTTCATGCCTGTCGATCTTGGAGCTTGGATCTATATCGCCACAATCGACCCGCAGGAGCCGTGGAAGCTGACCAGTGATCCGGTGCTTTTGACAAAACCTGATTATGGCTGGGCCAATAATCACACCTTTGTGGATGAAGGGCCTTTCGCTCTCTATACCGATGACAAATTATTTTTGACCTTTGCCAGCGCAGCGGTGGATGCAACTTATGTTGTGGGGCTTTTAACTGCAGACAAGGGTGCAGATTTACTGGATATCTGCAGTTGGACCAAGGGGAACTATCCACTGCTGACTTCAAGAAACGTGCCGGGGGAATATGGCCCAGGCCACAATTCCTATGTGACGGACGAGGATGGAGTCATTTGGAACGCCTACCATGCAAGACCGGGAATTGACGGACCGAGAAGCTCGGGCTTGCGCCGCGTGCATTTTGACATTGACGGTGTTCCGGTCCTGGATCTGACAGAGGATAAAGATCTGAACCAGGAGCTGAAAAAGATATTTATAGAAGTAACCGTGAGATAA
- a CDS encoding response regulator transcription factor, translating to MFTILIADDELEIVELLQLYLEKDYHILKATNGMDALHIIGEHTIDLAILDIMMPGMDGLQLLKSIRRAYHFPVLFLSAKSQHHDKILGLELGADDYISKPFNPLEVVARVNALLRRVHHFDVSPVEKEPAVEKIVLGALTLDLSECVLYVSGEPVVLTSTEYKILKLMMEEPGRVFTRKRIYEAVWEDFYMYEDNSIMVHISNIREKIELDSKKPEYLKTIRGLGYKINAPVEN from the coding sequence ATATTTACGATACTGATCGCTGATGACGAACTCGAAATCGTCGAATTGCTGCAGCTTTACCTTGAAAAGGACTACCATATTTTGAAGGCTACCAACGGTATGGACGCTTTACATATCATTGGGGAGCATACCATTGATTTAGCTATTCTCGATATTATGATGCCGGGGATGGATGGATTACAGCTGCTTAAGAGTATTCGCCGGGCGTATCATTTTCCCGTCCTGTTCTTATCGGCCAAAAGCCAGCATCATGACAAAATTCTCGGTCTGGAGCTCGGAGCGGATGATTATATCTCTAAGCCCTTTAATCCGCTGGAGGTCGTTGCCCGTGTCAATGCTTTGCTGAGGAGAGTCCATCATTTTGATGTTTCTCCTGTGGAGAAGGAGCCGGCGGTTGAGAAAATTGTACTTGGAGCACTGACACTAGATCTGAGCGAGTGTGTTCTGTATGTCTCAGGGGAACCGGTTGTATTGACCTCCACTGAATATAAAATCCTTAAGCTGATGATGGAGGAACCGGGGCGGGTGTTCACGCGCAAGCGAATTTATGAAGCGGTTTGGGAAGACTTCTATATGTATGAGGACAACAGTATCATGGTACATATCAGCAACATCCGTGAGAAGATTGAGCTGGATTCCAAGAAACCTGAGTATCTGAAAACCATCCGGGGATTGGGGTACAAAATTAATGCGCCTGTGGAGAACTAG
- a CDS encoding sensor histidine kinase: MRLWRTRNQRPLQTSLALDFLRFLVIVLVISLGAYLFIQLDVTQKLKDYQLADPDLKVTASQYLNNPKSGPETEKLLRSRGWLEILDGSKLIKEVIGNKQDQMISYSEEQLYKLLENDRSQDYYYSLSRYPGPGSPDWLLLKIPRDRIDISINSYPFMSYFNHSVTFYILIGAMVLLVLVVVYSYSVARRILKPLKTINEGLKEMIQGNYSTRISVHAEQEFEQMAETFNYMADMIEKTTKATRLAEESKQRMMMDLSHDLKTPVTSIQGYAQALYEGRVEDVERQRKYLSYIHNKSSQVTKLIQNMMELLKTDSPDFLLKMGHHELGDFLREIIADSYGEIEQKRFTLQFQVPDQDIYALFDPELLSRVVYNLITNALTYNPPGTNLRIELIPQATRMVIEIADNGVGIPQELRSTLFDPFVRGDEARTASGGTGLGLAIALKNTERMGGTLELANPGKESTVFKISLQK, translated from the coding sequence ATGCGCCTGTGGAGAACTAGAAACCAACGGCCGCTGCAGACGTCGCTAGCCCTTGACTTTTTACGGTTTCTTGTCATTGTTCTTGTCATTTCGCTTGGCGCCTATTTGTTTATACAACTGGATGTGACGCAAAAACTAAAGGATTATCAACTTGCGGATCCGGATTTAAAGGTCACGGCAAGCCAATATTTGAATAATCCCAAATCCGGACCGGAAACCGAGAAATTGCTGCGCAGCCGGGGCTGGCTTGAAATCTTGGACGGAAGCAAGCTCATCAAAGAAGTGATCGGAAATAAACAGGATCAGATGATTAGCTACTCAGAGGAACAATTGTATAAACTGCTTGAGAATGATCGAAGTCAGGATTATTACTATTCATTGTCCCGCTACCCGGGCCCTGGTTCGCCAGACTGGCTGCTGCTGAAAATCCCACGGGACCGTATTGACATCTCCATTAACAGCTACCCGTTTATGTCCTATTTTAACCATTCGGTTACCTTCTATATTTTGATTGGGGCGATGGTGCTTCTGGTGCTGGTTGTTGTTTACAGCTATTCTGTAGCCCGGCGGATTCTCAAACCGCTCAAAACAATTAACGAAGGATTAAAGGAAATGATCCAAGGTAATTACAGCACCAGGATCTCTGTCCATGCTGAGCAGGAATTCGAGCAAATGGCTGAAACGTTCAACTACATGGCAGATATGATTGAGAAAACTACCAAGGCTACGCGGCTGGCGGAAGAAAGCAAGCAGCGGATGATGATGGACCTCTCTCATGATCTGAAGACTCCGGTTACCAGCATTCAGGGTTATGCGCAAGCCCTGTATGAAGGCCGCGTCGAGGATGTGGAAAGACAGCGGAAATATCTGTCATATATTCACAATAAGTCCTCCCAAGTCACTAAATTAATTCAAAATATGATGGAACTGCTCAAAACAGATTCGCCGGATTTCCTGTTGAAAATGGGGCATCACGAGCTTGGCGACTTCCTGCGGGAAATTATCGCCGATTCGTATGGAGAAATCGAACAAAAGCGGTTTACGCTTCAGTTCCAAGTACCCGATCAGGATATTTATGCGCTCTTTGATCCTGAACTGCTGTCACGAGTGGTCTATAATCTGATCACCAATGCTCTGACTTATAATCCGCCCGGAACGAATCTTCGGATTGAGCTCATTCCCCAGGCCACCCGAATGGTCATTGAAATTGCCGATAATGGTGTGGGGATTCCTCAAGAACTCAGATCCACCCTTTTCGATCCCTTTGTGCGGGGAGATGAAGCCAGAACGGCATCTGGAGGAACCGGCTTAGGCTTGGCTATAGCCCTGAAAAATACGGAAAGAATGGGCGGAACTTTGGAACTGGCCAACCCCGGGAAGGAATCAACTGTCTTTAAGATCAGTTTACAAAAATAG
- a CDS encoding alpha/beta hydrolase — protein sequence MNESNQNYTIPTAGYDKEREAIARGVIRTIEYPSTTVGNARKAMVYTPPGYSAAEEYGVLYLLHGIGGDESEWYNHGKPQIILDNLYADQMLKPMIVVLPNGRAMLNDRAEGDVFAHDKVQAFETFESDLLHDLIPYIEANYSVLTDRMHRAIAGLSMGGGQSLNIGLNNLDQFAWIGAFSPAPNTKLPELLVPEPLKTAELLSLLWLSCGDLDSLKNVSDRTHAYLSQHSVPHIWVEEHGDHDWPVWKNGLYQFSKLIF from the coding sequence ATGAACGAGAGCAATCAGAATTATACGATACCAACGGCCGGATATGATAAGGAGAGGGAAGCCATTGCGCGGGGAGTGATCCGTACTATAGAATATCCTTCTACAACGGTAGGGAACGCCCGGAAGGCAATGGTATATACACCGCCCGGATATTCCGCCGCCGAGGAATACGGTGTCTTGTATTTGCTGCACGGAATTGGCGGAGATGAGAGCGAATGGTACAATCACGGCAAGCCTCAGATTATCCTGGACAATCTGTATGCCGATCAAATGCTGAAGCCCATGATCGTCGTGCTTCCGAACGGCCGGGCGATGTTGAATGACCGGGCGGAAGGAGATGTTTTTGCTCACGACAAGGTACAGGCGTTCGAAACCTTCGAGTCGGATTTACTCCATGATCTTATCCCTTATATAGAAGCGAATTATTCGGTCCTGACGGACCGGATGCACCGCGCCATTGCCGGATTATCCATGGGCGGAGGGCAATCCCTGAATATCGGTCTGAACAATCTGGACCAGTTCGCCTGGATCGGGGCGTTCTCCCCGGCTCCCAATACGAAGCTGCCCGAGCTGCTGGTGCCGGAACCGCTGAAGACGGCAGAATTGCTCAGCCTGCTCTGGCTATCCTGTGGTGATCTGGACAGTCTCAAGAATGTCAGCGACCGGACGCATGCCTATTTATCGCAGCATTCCGTGCCGCATATCTGGGTGGAAGAACATGGCGACCACGATTGGCCGGTCTGGAAGAACGGCTTGTATCAGTTCTCCAAGCTTATTTTTTAG